CGTCCTGGGCGTTGCACTTCGAGTCCTCGACGACCAGCTCCAGCCGGCGCCCGTCGACGCCGCCCGCGGCATTGATCTCCTCGAGGGCCATGAGCTTGGCCTGATTGGCCACGGTGCCGTAGGTCTCGCCAGCGCCCGTGAGCGATTCCATGACCCCAATGCGATAGGGAGTTGCGTCATCCGCATCCTCGCCGCAAGCCGCGAGGACCGACACGACACCAGCCAGGAGTCCTAGGGCGACAATTCGTTTCAATAATGAGAAGCGCATGAAGTACTCCCGCAGAGCAAATTGGCCGGCGCCGAGCGCCGCCGATGCACACTGTGTGCGCAGTTTAGGGCCTCATCCCGCGAGCGCCGCCCGAGATGGCAAAGGAACTAGCAAGACACCACCCCATGCTCTTGATCTTTGGCGGCCTGCCTGCCGCGGGGAAGACGGCAATTGCCACCGAGTTGGCGCGAGGCATTGGGGCGGTGCATTTGCGCATCGATTCCATCGAGCAGGCGCTGCGCAACTCCGGAGTGGAGATTTCGGGGCCCGAGGGCTACGTGGTCGCCTATGCGGTCGCGGAGGACAACCTGAGACTGGGCCGCACCCTAATCGCCGACTCGGTGAACCCCGTGGAGGTGACACGAGCCGCCTGGCGAAACGTCGCCCAGCGAGCAGGCACGCGCTGCGTCGAGATCGAGATCGTCTGTTCCGACCATGCCGAGCACCGGCGCAGGGTGGAGACACGGAAAGCCGACATCGCCGGCCACCGACTACCCACGTGGCGTCAGGTGTGCGACCGGAAGTATGAACCCTGGGACGCCAACGTCGTCGTCGACACAGCCGGACAGCAGGTTGAGGCCAGCGTCGCGGCACTGCGCGAGAGACTGGAAGGCCGTGCGTAGGAACTCCAGCCTGAGGCCATTGACGCCGCCTGCGGCATTGATCGCATCCGTGGCCACGATCGTGGTCAGATGAACCACGGCGCCGTAGGTCTCACACGCGCCCATCAGCGCATCCATGACGCCCATGCCAGACAGAGCCGCCTCGCCCGTGTTCTGGCCGAAGGGTGACCGGTGCTCGACTTCGACCGCTTCCAATGGGTCAGCTTCGACTGCTACGGCACCCTGATCGATTGGGAGACCGGCATTGCGGAGGCGGTCGCCCCGGTCCTCGCGTCCCACGGCATTCGCAAGTCGAGGGCTGAAGTCCTGGCGCTGTTCGCCGACGCGGAGCCCCGAGTGCAGTGCGCAGGCTACCTGGAGTACCGCCGCGTCTTGCGTCGCGTGATGGCCTTGATTGGCAGCGATCTCGGCTTTCAGCCCACCGAGTCCGAGCTGGCATGCCTGGCCGAAACCCTGCCACGATGGCCGGTCTTCCCGGACACGTTGGACGCGCTGCGGGCGCTGCAATCGCGCTTCAAGCTCGCGGTCATTTCCAACGTGGACGACGACCTGTTCGCCGGGACGGCCGAGGTGCTGGACATCGACTTCGACGCCGTGGTCACGGCGCAGCAGATCCGGAGCTACAAGCCGAGTCTGCGCAACTTCCACGCCGCCGCGACGCGCATGGCCGTCACCACGGACGCCTGGCTGCACGTCGCCGAGAGCCTCTACCACGACATCGCACCGGCAAACCGGCTGGGAATCGCCAGCGTCTGGGTGAACCGCGCGAATCGCGGCGGCGGCACGCGCCGCGTCGACGCCGTTCCCGACCTCGTGGCGCCCGATCTCGCCACCCTGGCGCGGATAATGTGCCTGCCGTGACCGGCGGCCGATCCTGCCACTGCAATCCGCGCTGACCACGAGAGAGGAGCGACTCGCGTGGCACCGAACAGGAGCATATTCGTAAACCTGGCGGTGAAGGACGTGGACAAGTCAGTCGCGTTCTTCACCGAGCTGGGGTTCGAGTTCAATCCCGCGTTCACCAACGATCAGGGCGCGTGCCTGATCATCAGCGAGAACATCTTGGTGATGCTGCTGGCGGAGCGCTTTTTCGGCAGCTTCATTCCCGGGCGGCGGATCGCCGACACCTCGGATACGACCGAGGCCTTGCTCGCGGTGTTCCTGGCCGAGAGGGAGAAAGTGGACGCCATGCTCGACAAGGCAGTTGAGGCGGGTGGAACGGCCTTCCGGGAACGGTCGGAGTTTCAAGGCATGTACGGCGGCGCATTCCAGGACCTGGACGGGCACATCTGGGAGATCGGTCACATGGGTCAAGCGGCGGCGGCGGACGTCCCGCAATCACCGGAGGACAGGCCGTGATGGCGACGACATCCAAGCTCAGCCCGTTTCTCTGGTTCGACGGTCGATCCGAGGAGGCCGCCGAGTTCTACGTCTCGGTGTTCCCGAACTCTCGGATTCTGAGTGTCTCGGTGATTTCGGAAGGCCCCGCCAAGGGCGAGGCGCTGGTGGAGTTCGAGCTCGACGGCCAGAAGTTCGGCGCCGTGGACGGCGGACCGATGTTCGACTTCACGCCGGCCGTTTCGTTCGTTGTTTCCTGCGACTCGCAGGAGGAGATCGACTACTACTGGGACCGGCTTTCGGAAGACGGCGAGCCGGGCCGCTGCGGCTGGCTCGAGGACAAGTTTGGCCTGTCGTGGCAGGTGACCCCGTCGATATTGCCCGCACTGATGGCGGGCAATACGTCGAAGCTGATGGAAGCGCTGCTCGCCATGGACAAACTTGACATCGAGGCGCTGCGCCGCGCGTCCGAGAGCGACTGAGCCCGCCAGTGATTGCTGAGCTTGGCGCCCACCCGAGCGATGGACGGCTGCTGCTGCACGCGGAGACTCAGGCCGAGTGGCGGGCGTGGCTGGAGCAGAATCACCAAAGTGCGGACGGCGTGTGGCTCGTCTCGTGGAAGAAGGCCACGGGCAAGCCGTTCATTCCCTATCCCAACACTGTGGACGAAGCGCTGTGCTTCGGCTGGATTGACTCGCGGCCCAACCGGGTGGACGACGAACGGGCGATGCGGCTATTCACGCCACGGAAACCGAAAAGCCTCTGGTCGCGCATCAACAGGGCGAAGGTGGCGCAACTCACGGAGCAGGGCCGGATGGCGCCGGCCGGCATGCGAATGGTCGAGACGGCGAAGGCAAACGGATGGTGGACGGTCGGCGACGAGATCGAGGACCTGGTGATCCCGCCCGACTTGGCTTCGGCCCTGGCGGCCAATGAGACGGCGAGGGACTGCTTCGAGCATTTCGCCGCCTCGGCAAAGAAGAGCATCCTGTGGTGGATCAAATCGGCGCGGAAACCCGAGACCCGGGCCGGGCGCATCGCGCGGACCGTCGAGTTGGCCGCGGAGAATCGCATGGCCAACCATCCCAAGGGCCGGGACCAGGGGCCGAAACGGCGCTAACGTTGGGTTGGCATGGCGATTCTGGAAGCGACATGATGGTTAGGGCGCTCGTCGTTGCCGCGCTGGCGGCCTCTGTGCTGTTTGCCTGCGGCGAGGACGCATCCGAGACGGCCGAGCCTCAGGCGCCAGCGGTTTCGACCATCACCGTGCAGGCGTCCCCGGCGCCGGCGCAACCGGTGCCCACCGCAACCGCGTCGGCGGCTTCGGCGGCAACCACGGTGCCGTCCCCAGCCGCGACGGTGGCGGCGATTTCGCCAACAACAGCGCCCTCGCCCGCAGTCACGACGGCCGTACCGGCTCCTGGCGTTGCGGTCTCCGAAGCGCTTGGTGTCGTTGACGCCGCCAATGCATTCCTCGACGCGCTCACCGAGGACCAACGATCGGCGGCGCTGCTCGCCTTTAACTCGCCACTGCGCCCCAACTGGTCAAACCTGCCTCCGGGATTGACTCCCTTCGAGCACAACGGCGTCCGGATTGGCGATCTCGACGCAACGCACACCGAGCTTCTGCACGACTTTCTGCGGGCGGCTCTGAGTCCCGACGGCTACGTCAAGGTTGTCGGCATCGTGGGGGCCGAAGACGCGCTGGCCCTGACGTCCAGCCGGCAATTGAGCGCGGACAACTACTGGTTGGCCTTCTTTGGCGAGCCCTCCGCGGACCACCCCTGGGGCTGGCAGTTCGGCGGTCACCACCTGGCGGTGAACGTGACGGTCGTGGACGGGCGCTCGTATCTCTCGCCAACACTGGTGGCAATTCAACCGGCGTCCTACGAGGTCGACGGCGTCACCGTCGCGCCTCTGGCCGCCGAGGTGCAGGCCGGACTGGCACTGATGAATGCCCTGGATGAGAGCCAGCGGGAGGCGGCGCGGGTGCAGCGTCCCAGTGAGCTGTGGGCCGGCGCGGGCAAGGACGGCGTGCTGCCGCCGCTGGAAGGCTCAGCTGTGGCGGGGTGGAGTGAGTCCCAGCAAGACCTGCTGCTGGACGCGGTCGCGCAGTGGGTCGGCCTGCTGCCCGCCGCGAGCGCGAAGATCCGCATGGTCGAGATCGCGGACTACCTTGGCGATACCTATTTCGCCTGGCACGGCAACGTCGACGCCGGCCGGCCCATCTACTACCGCATCCAGGGACCGGCGCTCATCATCGAGTTCGCCACCCAAAGCCGCGCCGGCGGCGACCGCGCGCACTACCACTCGATCTATCGCGACCCGACAAACGAATACGGCGCCGCGGCGGTCGATGCCCGCTGATCGCCTCGAGCGAGCTTCGAATTCTGATTCCCAGCGATGCCTGGGGCCGTAGTCAAGGTCCGGAATCCGCCGTTTCCAACTTGGGCTGCGGCGGCGAATCCGCCATAATGACTTCCCGTCAACATCGGTTGGATTCGCCTAGCGAGGCAGGACTTCCATGACGATGACTTCCCCCGCCGTTGCGCAGGCGCCGCGGCTGACGACGGACCAGATTGCCCAGTTCAAGCGCGAAGGATTTCTCGTGCTGCCGGGCGTGGTCGATCCCGAGCTGTGCCGGCAGGCGCGCGATCAGATGTGGGACACGATCGCGCAGTACCGCCCCAGCATGCGGCGCGACGATCCCTCCACCTGGACCCCGATCAGCGACGAGGAGAACGCCAGCTATACCCGCGAAGTGACGGGCGGCGACCCCTACTTCGGCGGTGGAGGGCACCGGTTCTACATCCGCAACGGGGCCGAGGATTTGCTGCTGGACATTGGCGCCCGCGTCGTGTGGGACGTCGCCGAGCAGCTGTTGGGCGAGGGCGAGGTGGTCTACCCCGCAGGCCTGGACGCCACCGGCCACACCACGGGGCCGTGCTACCTGACCGAGGGCGCGGTGAAGGGCATGGAGTCCCACCTGGGTGACAAGACGAGGGAATGGACCGGTCCGCCGACCAATAGGACCGGACCGCTGCGCCTGCCGAAGACCGGTCCCCACTGGGTGACGGGCCAGGGCACGCGCGGCATGTATTGCACGCTGCCAAACGGGTCCCCCCGCGGACCGAACTATCCCTCCGCCCATTCCGGCGAGGGCATGGGCTCCGAGAGCCGCTGGAAGGTGCAAACCGCGGTCTACTTCGACGACCTGCCGCTGGGCGCGGGCGGCCTGCACCTCTGGCCCGGCAGCCACGCCAGGGTCTGGGAGGCCTACCGCGAACTCAAGCAGAGCGGCTCGGGCGAGAATTATGACGGCTACAACCACCCCGTGGTGGCCGACATCAAGGCCGACACGGAGCCGGTGGATACCCACGGGCCAGCGGGCTCAGTGGTGCTGTGGCACTCGATCATGCTGCACATGGCCGGCGTCAACACTTCGAGCGACATCATCCGCCAGGCGACGCTTTACGCCTTCGCCAAGACGCCGGAGTCCATGCCGGACGAGAGCGTGGAGAATGAGACCCTCGACGACATCTGGAAGGACTGGTCGGACGAGGTGCGGGCGGTGGCGGTCTAGGAGGTCTAGGAAGTCGGGCGGCACCCTCACCCCAACCCTCTCCCGTCAAGGGAGAGGGGGTCGGGCAGGCGGCGCCCTCAGGCTGACCCTCACTCCAGCCCTCTCCCTTCCAGGTGGAGGGGGCAGGAGTCGAGGGAGAGGGGGGCGGGCGGCGCCCTCAGGCTGACCCTCACCCCAGCCCTCTCCCTTCCAGGTGGAGGGGGCAGGAGTCGAGGGAGAGGGGGGCGGGCCGCGCCGGTGTTCATCCGGTGCGCTGAGGTCGTGCGCTCTAGATTCCTCGCTGCGCTCGGAATGACGGTCATTGGGGCTGTGGTCGGGCTGGTCCCGGCACCCACACTCCAGCCCTCTCCCACCAAGCGACCCCTGCAGAATCGGACGGGCTTGGGGATGACCGGGCGCACGGCGACCGCCCCCGGGTTCAATGAAGGGTGGATTCCCGCCCCGTATCGAGTACGGGGCAGGCTCTTCGCGGGAATGACGAAGTGTCACGCAAAGGTCTCCGATGGGAGACGCTGGCCGAGTCCCGGACGGGCGGGGCTGAGACCCGCCCCTACCCCGCGTTGTCAGTGCGCCTCCTGGCTCAGCCGGACTGGATTCCGGCTTTCGCCGGAATGACGGAGGGATACGCGAGGGTTCAATCGAGCGGTAGCGGAGACGGGCGGGCGCCCCCTCACCCCGGCCCTCTCCGGTGGGAGAGGGAGCCGGACATCCGGGCTAGGTTCGCGCTAGCCGGCGGCGGCTTGCTGTCGTTCGGCGCGGACCTTGGCGGAGAGCGCGGCCAGGTGGCCGTCATTGGCGAGGCGCTGTTCCAGGTGCCGCATGCGCTCCGGCGAGGCGGTTTGGAGCATTATTTCGCCGTAGGCGCGTTCCATCTCGTGCCGTGACAGATTGGCCACCGACTTTCGAACGGGCTCCAAGTCGTCGTCGGGTTGCCGCGCTTGCATGTTGATGGTGAACATGCGCCGCCGCGTACCGCCCCCGAACGACGCGTGCTTGATCTCGTGATTGAATACCAGGACGTCGCCGGGTTCGGTTTCCAGCGCAACGGACGGCACCTCGGCCCCTGACAGGCCCCACGTCTTCTCGGGCAGCGCCCCGCGCTCGTCGAGCGGCGTGCGGTAGTAGTCGACGGCGCCCAACATCCGCCAGAAGCGGCCGCCCTTGTGGTGGCTGCCTGGAATCACTCGCAGGCTGCCAGACGCGGCGTCCAGCGGATCCAGGTAGAACGCGGTCTTGATGGGGAGCTTGGCTCCCCAGCTCGTGTCGGAATGCCAGGGCGTATCGCCGCTGTAGACGTTGCCGTCGCTGGTCATGTAGTTGAAGTCCTCGCCGCAGATCGAGGACCCGATGCCGAGGACTCGCGGGTCGTCGAGCAGCGAGCTCAGATACGGGTGCTGGTCGATGAACGGCACCACTACCGTCAGCCGCTCGTCCAGATCATCCGACGCTCCGTCCAGCCCGCCGCCATTGGCCGTCCACACGTCGCGGAAGGCGTCGTTGAGCGCGTCGACCTCGTCGCGAAAGAGGCCCCGCAACGCCAGGTAGCCGAAGGTCTTGAAGAATCGCAGTTGTTGCTCGGTGAGTAGCATGGCGCGCTCCGATCCGCTCGTGCTCACTGCCCGCCCCACGAATGCTGCCACCTTCGCACCTGCCGCGCCAGCGGTGGGCGCGCTTGGCTTGGGGCGCGATCCGCCGGTGGCCCGAATAGCCCGCCCGGTAGTGGGTCGCTATGCTCAAGCGCCCGCC
The genomic region above belongs to Chloroflexota bacterium and contains:
- a CDS encoding AAA family ATPase produces the protein MLLIFGGLPAAGKTAIATELARGIGAVHLRIDSIEQALRNSGVEISGPEGYVVAYAVAEDNLRLGRTLIADSVNPVEVTRAAWRNVAQRAGTRCVEIEIVCSDHAEHRRRVETRKADIAGHRLPTWRQVCDRKYEPWDANVVVDTAGQQVEASVAALRERLEGRA
- a CDS encoding HAD-IA family hydrolase, with translation MLDFDRFQWVSFDCYGTLIDWETGIAEAVAPVLASHGIRKSRAEVLALFADAEPRVQCAGYLEYRRVLRRVMALIGSDLGFQPTESELACLAETLPRWPVFPDTLDALRALQSRFKLAVISNVDDDLFAGTAEVLDIDFDAVVTAQQIRSYKPSLRNFHAAATRMAVTTDAWLHVAESLYHDIAPANRLGIASVWVNRANRGGGTRRVDAVPDLVAPDLATLARIMCLP
- a CDS encoding glyoxalase/bleomycin resistance/extradiol dioxygenase family protein, with amino-acid sequence MAPNRSIFVNLAVKDVDKSVAFFTELGFEFNPAFTNDQGACLIISENILVMLLAERFFGSFIPGRRIADTSDTTEALLAVFLAEREKVDAMLDKAVEAGGTAFRERSEFQGMYGGAFQDLDGHIWEIGHMGQAAAADVPQSPEDRP
- a CDS encoding VOC family protein, which codes for MATTSKLSPFLWFDGRSEEAAEFYVSVFPNSRILSVSVISEGPAKGEALVEFELDGQKFGAVDGGPMFDFTPAVSFVVSCDSQEEIDYYWDRLSEDGEPGRCGWLEDKFGLSWQVTPSILPALMAGNTSKLMEALLAMDKLDIEALRRASESD
- a CDS encoding YdeI/OmpD-associated family protein, producing the protein MIAELGAHPSDGRLLLHAETQAEWRAWLEQNHQSADGVWLVSWKKATGKPFIPYPNTVDEALCFGWIDSRPNRVDDERAMRLFTPRKPKSLWSRINRAKVAQLTEQGRMAPAGMRMVETAKANGWWTVGDEIEDLVIPPDLASALAANETARDCFEHFAASAKKSILWWIKSARKPETRAGRIARTVELAAENRMANHPKGRDQGPKRR
- a CDS encoding DUF3500 domain-containing protein, with protein sequence MMVRALVVAALAASVLFACGEDASETAEPQAPAVSTITVQASPAPAQPVPTATASAASAATTVPSPAATVAAISPTTAPSPAVTTAVPAPGVAVSEALGVVDAANAFLDALTEDQRSAALLAFNSPLRPNWSNLPPGLTPFEHNGVRIGDLDATHTELLHDFLRAALSPDGYVKVVGIVGAEDALALTSSRQLSADNYWLAFFGEPSADHPWGWQFGGHHLAVNVTVVDGRSYLSPTLVAIQPASYEVDGVTVAPLAAEVQAGLALMNALDESQREAARVQRPSELWAGAGKDGVLPPLEGSAVAGWSESQQDLLLDAVAQWVGLLPAASAKIRMVEIADYLGDTYFAWHGNVDAGRPIYYRIQGPALIIEFATQSRAGGDRAHYHSIYRDPTNEYGAAAVDAR
- a CDS encoding phytanoyl-CoA dioxygenase family protein; translation: MTMTSPAVAQAPRLTTDQIAQFKREGFLVLPGVVDPELCRQARDQMWDTIAQYRPSMRRDDPSTWTPISDEENASYTREVTGGDPYFGGGGHRFYIRNGAEDLLLDIGARVVWDVAEQLLGEGEVVYPAGLDATGHTTGPCYLTEGAVKGMESHLGDKTREWTGPPTNRTGPLRLPKTGPHWVTGQGTRGMYCTLPNGSPRGPNYPSAHSGEGMGSESRWKVQTAVYFDDLPLGAGGLHLWPGSHARVWEAYRELKQSGSGENYDGYNHPVVADIKADTEPVDTHGPAGSVVLWHSIMLHMAGVNTSSDIIRQATLYAFAKTPESMPDESVENETLDDIWKDWSDEVRAVAV
- a CDS encoding phytanoyl-CoA dioxygenase family protein; translated protein: MLLTEQQLRFFKTFGYLALRGLFRDEVDALNDAFRDVWTANGGGLDGASDDLDERLTVVVPFIDQHPYLSSLLDDPRVLGIGSSICGEDFNYMTSDGNVYSGDTPWHSDTSWGAKLPIKTAFYLDPLDAASGSLRVIPGSHHKGGRFWRMLGAVDYYRTPLDERGALPEKTWGLSGAEVPSVALETEPGDVLVFNHEIKHASFGGGTRRRMFTINMQARQPDDDLEPVRKSVANLSRHEMERAYGEIMLQTASPERMRHLEQRLANDGHLAALSAKVRAERQQAAAG